Below is a window of Rhodopseudomonas sp. P2A-2r DNA.
TGCGGTTGTCCCCGATCTGCGACTGCAAACTGGAAATTTGCGACTGGAATCCTGAAGTCAGACCCGAGAGCTGGCTCATATTGACCGCGTCGGTTAGATTGATGCCGGCGGCGACGTTGGTGAGCCGCCGTTCATTGCCTGCGGTGCCGAACGACACCGTATTGGCCAGCGTCGCCACCGAGCCGGATCCGATCGCGACCGAATTGGCCGCAAGTGCCCGGGAATTAGGCCCGAGCGCGGTTGCGAGCGAACCTGTCGCGACGGCACCGTCACCGAAAGCGGCGCCCCCGTTCGCGGCCGATGCGGCTGCGCCCACCGCGACCGATCCGGTCGCAATGGCACCGTTACCGATGGCGATGGCGTCGACACCAGTGGCCGCCGAATTCTGGCCCACCGCGACCGCGCCTGCTGCGGTTGCCTGGGCGCTGGAGCCGAGTGCCGTCGCGCCCACTGCGCTGGCCACGCTCGCCTGGCCGACTGCGGTGGCGCGGTCGGCGCTCGCCGTACTATTCAGTCCATAAGCGCTCGCGGCCGTTCCGCTAGCTGTGCTGGCGCTACCGGTCGCAGTGCTGAAGTCGCCTGAAGCCGTGCTCTGCGTCCCATAGGCTGTACTGCTGGACCCCGTCGCCCTACTGAACGCGCCGCTCGCGGTGCTGGAATTTCCGCTCGCCGTACTCTGGATGCCGTTAGCGGTGCTGAAGTCTCCGGTCGCTGTGCCGAGGACGCCGGTCGCCGTGCTATTGAGGCCGCTCGCCGTACTGGAAGCTCCACTCGCCGTGCTGAAGTCGCCGCTCGCAGTGCTGCCCTGTCCGTAGGCGCTCGCGTTGGCACCGGTCGCGCTACTGCCGACACCACCCGCTGTGCTGTTGTCGCCGGTCGCCGTTGTTCCACTGCCAAGCGCGGTAGCGTTCACTGCATTGGCCATTGCTTGGTAACCCAGCGCCGTCGCGTTGGTTTGTCCAGCGCCCGTAGAGCCGGCCTGTGAGTCGCCGCCGATCGCCGTCGTCCCGGCATTCTGAAACCCAGAGCCGACGAAGTTATCTCCCGCTGCGGCTCTCACACCATAGGCGACGCTGTTGGTTCCGGTTGCGTTGCTCGTGCGGCCAGTTGCCGTGCTGGAATCGCCGCTTGCTGAACTGCCATAGCCGGTCGCGGTGCCGTAGTCGCCTGTCGCCCTCGAGCTGGAACCGGTCGCGGTGCTGCCCACGCCCTGTGCCGCACTAGACCGACCGGTTGCCGTGCTGAACACGCCGGTCGCACTGCTGGTATCGCCGGTCGCCGTACTGTATTCGCCGGTCGCCGTGGCGTTGTTGCCGGTCGCCGTGGCGTTGCCGCCGGTCGCGTTGGCGGAATTGCCTGTCGCCGTGCCTATGCCACGCGCTTGTGCATTGGGGCCGCAGGCCGAATCGCCGGCGCTACCTGCCGTGGCGCCCGCGGAACTGCCCGAGCCCGCCTGGCCGCAGACGAATTGCGCGGTAGCGGGCGCTGGAGCGAGCGCCAGGACAAACATGGAGAGCGCCGCGGATACGAGGACACCGATTGCAAGCTTGGCCGGCCGAAAATGTATATTCCGAACAGCCGTTATATCTGCGCCGCAGTCGCCGCCCGCGCCGGCACGAAGGACAACGCCACAGAATACGGCAAGATGCGGGCCGTTGGTCCTCGTCTGGCGGCCACGACGTCGTATCGTCGTCGAATGAATGAGTATGGGTGACAACGCATCGCTCCCCTTGTTATGCGGGAGCGAAACTGCGGACAAGACGCCGGTGGCGCATCAACCGTTTGGTGGAGACCAGGATGGTATCAGCTTCCCGCCCAACGTTTTCTGCGGTGTGTTGCCAAAGTACAACCGACCCGACTGCTGCGCATTCGAATGCGTATGACGAATAACGCGATCAAGTCGGGTTCCGGGCTGACGCCATCGCCGATGGCGCCGGAAAGATCGAGACGGCAAATTCGGCAATCGACGCGGAATACCGAATTGTCCACGTTGAATACCGATCAGCCTACTTCAAGATCTGACTTCGATTCGGAGCGCGACGCCTGCGCAATATTCGCCTTGATATCAACTTTGCGCGCCCCTTCCCCGATCGCAGATCCTTGTTCATTGTTCATTGTTCATTGCTCATCCCAAGGCTGTCCATCCCAAGACTAGGTGCTATCCCAACTCCAGGTGCGATGTCGGATGAGGTCGATTGCGGGCGCATCAGTGTGACCGGTTCCCAGAAAAAACGCATCGCTTCGACTTGCGCATCGAACAAATCGATACCGATATCATGGAGAAAATCGGCTGCATCTACCATATCCGCGCGCAACTGCGCTCTGAAGCGGATGCGTTGCCACCATGTCGCTGGAAGCCGCAAGATTGCACGCAGCGGCGCGACAAAAATGATGGCACTGCTTGCCGGTGCGCTGTCCGAGTAATCTGTTTTGGCCAGAGTGGGCGAGTGGATAATCACGCTCCCGCATGTATCTGTCGTTTGGTTTCGGCGAATAATTCCGGACTGCATTTGTCGCTCTCCCATTTCGATTAACCGCATCAGAAACTGGGGGAGATAAACCGATGGCACATCAACCGTTCGGTGGAATCACGGTGGCGAGTTCTTTACCTTCAGGCTTCGACTCGTCTTTAGTAAGTTCGCACGGCATCGCATCATGGTCGAAGACGCATTGGCTGGGCCAACGATGATGCAGCCACACTGCAACACGACCACCCAGCAGCGCGAACGGCGTCGGCAGCCGCCATCACAATCCAGATCCTGTCACTCCCGTCTGGCTCGCACCGGTGGCTTCAATCTCTCGAAGAGGTGAACCAGTTCCAACTGGCGTCCGGTGTTGGTTTTGACAAAGATTTTCAGCAGATGAGTTTTTACGGTAGCGAAGCCGATGCCCAGGTCATCCGCCGCCTCCTGAGGTGTTTGCCCTCTCACAATTTTCTCGAGCACGCGCTCTTCGGCCGCGCTCAGTCCATAGAGCGTGGCAAATGCTTGCGTGAGCGGTGGCGCCGCGTCGGAGGGATCCTGGATGAACACAGCCGCGGTCCCCGGCAACGGCATCAGCGGGTTGCGACCGTCTCGCCATCGCAGCGGCAGGACGTTAGCGATCAGACCGCCGCCTTCCTCATCCGGCAGCGCAACTGCATGCCTCCCTGTGAAACGCGGCGCCTTGCCGACGACGCTCTGCGCCAAGGCGTGCGCGAGGCGATCCCGCGCCCCGGCATCCGTGGCCATCAGTCGGCCGTTCGTCGACTTGAGGGTGCCGCCCGCCTTCAGGATGCGCTCGGCAGAACTGTTCATATAGGAGATGCGACCATCGTCTTCGGTGAGAAAAATGGCTGTCGAGAGATGATCGACGGTCTGTTCGAGGCGCGAGGCTGCGATGGTGCGCAGATCCAAAGCATCCGAGATAAGTAACGCCCGGCAGATGTGCGGCGACAGCAGCGACATCTGCTGCAGATCCTCCTCGGTAAAACGAGATTGCACGCTGGATCTCGTCACTGAGAACCACGCCACGCGCCTTCCAGATTTCAGGACCAGCACACCGATGACGTCGCGCAGACCGAGCGGCCTGACCCATTTCATGTAGAAATCGCTGTTGAGCGGCTCGCGCTCGCCCGCCAGCACCGTCATGGTGGCCACTTCGCCGACATTGTCGAGTGTCGTCGAATGCGTCGCCGGCAATCGTGATGCGACGAGCTTCTCGAAATACAACCGCAGGAATGATTGCTCGGCACCATGTTCAAACACACTGGCAGCATCGACCGTACTGCGGCCCTGGATCACGATCGAGCTTGCAGCACTTTCCCCAAAGGTTGAGATCAGTGGCAATGCGCGGTACCAGTTCTCCGGCGCGAGCACACAGTCGTAAACGGCGCCAATGATATCAGAGAGAGTCTCGGGTCGCATTTGATTGCCTGCCTGGGTCAGTGGACCATTGCTGTTCGTGTGATCTTGGCGACCAAAGCTAATCCCATCCTTTGGGAGGCACAAAGCCCTGAAACTCCCGCTCGAGCAACCGCGCCACCTCGATGCAGGTGAGATCGCCATATTCTGGACCGACGATTTGCACGCCGACTGGGAGCCCGCTTTTTGACAGGCCTGCCGGCGCAACCGTCGCAGGCAAATGGGCGACGGTGAAATAGGCGCCCCAGAATGTCGGGTCGGCGGGAGACGTGGGTTTCCCCTTCACCATCACCTTGCGCTCATGCCATGCGTGTTTCGGATCATGCGGAACAGCGACGGTCGGCGCCGCCGGGCACAACAACACGTCCCAATCGTTGAAAAACATACGCCAGGCCTGACGCAGCCGGTTGCGCGCCGTATCAAGCTCCGACCAATCCGCGTGGGTGAACACCTTCTCGGTTGCAGGGCCCTTGCCGTCATCCATTGTCAGGAACCGCGCGCGCAAGTGGGCCAGCCTGGTCCAAAATTTTTCGTCGTGCTGCCGGGTAGCGAGGCCGGCCATCAGCAGGCCACCGAAGATCTGGAACGCTACCGCCGGATCGATCGCGGGACGCGCGCGCTCGCTGACCTTCGCTTTTCGACTGACAAGAAAATCGACAACGGCCTGGAGGCGTTCCTGAACCTCGTGATCGACGGGGAAGCTTGGGTCGTCCAGCATCACCGCGACACGTAGCTCGCTCAGATCTTTCATACGCGGCGGCGGCAGGCTCAACTTCCAGCCAACAGCATCCTCGGGCATGGGTCCCGTGATCAGAGATAGGCCGAGCTTCAGATCGTCGGCACTCCGCGCCAACGGCCCCGCGACACAGAGGTCCGGCTTGCTGCCAATGCCGGGCATGACGTGACCGGACCAGTTGGTAATGCCATAG
It encodes the following:
- a CDS encoding DUF1127 domain-containing protein, coding for MQSGIIRRNQTTDTCGSVIIHSPTLAKTDYSDSAPASSAIIFVAPLRAILRLPATWWQRIRFRAQLRADMVDAADFLHDIGIDLFDAQVEAMRFFWEPVTLMRPQSTSSDIAPGVGIAPSLGMDSLGMSNEQ
- a CDS encoding YadA family autotransporter adhesin; translated protein: MFVLALAPAPATAQFVCGQAGSGSSAGATAGSAGDSACGPNAQARGIGTATGNSANATGGNATATGNNATATGEYSTATGDTSSATGVFSTATGRSSAAQGVGSTATGSSSRATGDYGTATGYGSSASGDSSTATGRTSNATGTNSVAYGVRAAAGDNFVGSGFQNAGTTAIGGDSQAGSTGAGQTNATALGYQAMANAVNATALGSGTTATGDNSTAGGVGSSATGANASAYGQGSTASGDFSTASGASSTASGLNSTATGVLGTATGDFSTANGIQSTASGNSSTASGAFSRATGSSSTAYGTQSTASGDFSTATGSASTASGTAASAYGLNSTASADRATAVGQASVASAVGATALGSSAQATAAGAVAVGQNSAATGVDAIAIGNGAIATGSVAVGAAASAANGGAAFGDGAVATGSLATALGPNSRALAANSVAIGSGSVATLANTVSFGTAGNERRLTNVAAGINLTDAVNMSQLSGLTSGFQSQISSLQSQIGDNRTEARRGIAAAVATASAPMPSAPGKTTWQVRGSVFQGEGGFGFGVAHRLNTAIPLSVVAGYGNGGGTQHTAYVGLGGEF
- a CDS encoding helix-turn-helix transcriptional regulator, with product MRPETLSDIIGAVYDCVLAPENWYRALPLISTFGESAASSIVIQGRSTVDAASVFEHGAEQSFLRLYFEKLVASRLPATHSTTLDNVGEVATMTVLAGEREPLNSDFYMKWVRPLGLRDVIGVLVLKSGRRVAWFSVTRSSVQSRFTEEDLQQMSLLSPHICRALLISDALDLRTIAASRLEQTVDHLSTAIFLTEDDGRISYMNSSAERILKAGGTLKSTNGRLMATDAGARDRLAHALAQSVVGKAPRFTGRHAVALPDEEGGGLIANVLPLRWRDGRNPLMPLPGTAAVFIQDPSDAAPPLTQAFATLYGLSAAEERVLEKIVRGQTPQEAADDLGIGFATVKTHLLKIFVKTNTGRQLELVHLFERLKPPVRARRE